A genomic region of Methyloceanibacter stevinii contains the following coding sequences:
- a CDS encoding enoyl-CoA hydratase-related protein gives MPITIPDLKDWTFTVDYERIAWAVADREGESMNALGRRPTEELEKIVSAVEGAEAGEIKGLVLISAKDTSFIAGADINEFDAYDTEDKIKDAVTQTLALFDRIEKLPVPVVAAIHGYCLGGGLELALACHWRIADREEGTRLGFPEVKLGIFPGLNGTVRAIRSAGPVDGMTAMLTAKMLRPTAARAMGLVDQLVPTRHNLRWAARKAVLKKLRSKGAPWWKKLMAKQPVRGFLAKQMREKTAAKVREEHYPAPFRLIDLFETCGDDPEAMRLAETEMFAPLMVSDTSRNLRRCFKLSEMLKSSAPKGSAQKSTFKPRKVHVIGAGTMGGDIAAWCVACGMQASLQDLDEAQIDKALSRAKKLFKKRVRGKTAFDSAVARLIADPEGKHIKHADVIIEAVAEKLEVKQNLFADLEGKAKPGAVLATNTSS, from the coding sequence ATGCCAATCACCATTCCCGACTTGAAAGACTGGACGTTCACGGTCGACTACGAGCGCATCGCCTGGGCGGTCGCGGACCGCGAAGGCGAGAGCATGAACGCGCTGGGGCGCCGTCCCACCGAGGAGCTGGAGAAGATCGTCTCGGCGGTCGAGGGCGCCGAGGCTGGGGAGATCAAGGGCCTTGTGCTGATCAGCGCGAAGGATACGAGCTTCATCGCCGGCGCGGACATCAACGAGTTCGACGCTTACGACACCGAAGACAAGATCAAGGATGCGGTGACGCAGACGCTGGCGCTGTTCGACCGCATTGAGAAGCTGCCGGTCCCTGTGGTGGCGGCGATCCACGGCTACTGCCTCGGCGGCGGGCTGGAGCTGGCGCTCGCCTGCCACTGGCGGATCGCCGACCGCGAGGAGGGGACGCGGCTCGGCTTCCCCGAAGTCAAGCTCGGCATCTTTCCCGGCCTCAACGGCACCGTGCGCGCCATTCGCTCGGCAGGTCCCGTCGATGGCATGACCGCCATGCTCACGGCCAAGATGCTGCGCCCCACGGCGGCGCGCGCCATGGGCCTCGTCGATCAACTCGTCCCCACACGGCATAATCTGCGCTGGGCCGCGCGCAAGGCCGTCCTGAAGAAGCTGCGGTCCAAGGGCGCGCCGTGGTGGAAGAAGCTCATGGCGAAGCAGCCGGTGCGCGGGTTCCTCGCCAAGCAAATGCGCGAGAAGACGGCCGCGAAGGTCCGCGAGGAGCATTACCCGGCTCCGTTCCGGCTGATCGATCTGTTCGAGACCTGTGGCGACGATCCGGAAGCGATGCGCCTTGCGGAAACGGAGATGTTCGCGCCGCTGATGGTCAGCGACACGTCACGCAATCTCCGCCGCTGTTTCAAGCTGTCCGAAATGCTCAAGAGCTCGGCGCCCAAAGGCTCGGCCCAAAAGAGCACGTTCAAGCCGCGCAAGGTTCACGTCATCGGCGCGGGCACCATGGGCGGCGACATCGCCGCTTGGTGCGTGGCTTGCGGGATGCAGGCCAGTCTCCAGGATCTCGACGAAGCACAGATCGACAAGGCGCTGTCGCGGGCCAAGAAGCTGTTCAAGAAGCGCGTGCGCGGGAAGACGGCCTTCGACTCCGCCGTTGCGCGCTTGATCGCGGACCCGGAAGGCAAGCACATCAAACATGCCGATGTGATCATCGAAGCAGTCGCCGAAAAACTCGAGGTGAAGCAGAATCTGTTCGCCGATCTGGAAGGCAAGGCGAAGCCCGGTGCGGTGCTCGCGACCAATACGTCGTCGTGA
- a CDS encoding 3-hydroxyacyl-CoA dehydrogenase family protein — MKLEEIAAPLKDPGRLVGIHFFNPVAQLPLVEVVRGDATREEEIGKACAFVTAINKLPLIVKSCPGFLVNRVLAPYMMEAVRLYQEGQPREKIDQAALKFGMPMGPMELMDMVGLDICNKVGEELSLAPEGEGSQDNVLASLVKQGKLGKKTGRGFYQWEDGKPKREPMDFSDTELTRLGEKLMAPLLAEAARAEAEGVVADADHVDAGVIFGTGFAPFRGGPLHYAKTKNAAADKEAA, encoded by the coding sequence GTGAAGCTCGAAGAGATTGCCGCGCCGTTGAAGGATCCCGGCCGGCTGGTCGGCATTCACTTCTTCAACCCGGTGGCTCAACTGCCGCTCGTCGAGGTCGTGCGTGGCGATGCCACGCGCGAAGAGGAGATCGGCAAGGCCTGCGCCTTCGTGACCGCGATCAACAAGCTGCCGCTAATCGTCAAGAGCTGCCCAGGCTTCCTCGTGAACCGCGTTCTTGCGCCGTACATGATGGAAGCGGTCCGGCTCTATCAGGAAGGGCAGCCGCGCGAGAAGATCGATCAGGCCGCGCTGAAGTTCGGCATGCCCATGGGGCCCATGGAGCTCATGGACATGGTCGGCCTCGATATCTGCAACAAGGTGGGCGAGGAGCTGTCGCTCGCGCCGGAGGGCGAGGGCTCGCAGGACAACGTGCTTGCCAGCCTCGTCAAGCAAGGCAAGCTCGGCAAGAAGACTGGCCGCGGCTTCTACCAATGGGAAGACGGTAAGCCGAAACGCGAGCCGATGGATTTTTCGGACACGGAGCTGACGCGCTTGGGCGAGAAGCTTATGGCGCCGCTTCTGGCCGAGGCAGCCCGCGCGGAAGCCGAAGGCGTGGTTGCCGACGCCGATCATGTGGACGCCGGCGTGATCTTCGGGACGGGCTTCGCGCCGTTCCGGGGCGGCCCGCTGCACTACGCCAAAACGAAGAATGCCGCCGCTGACAAGGAAGCGGCATGA
- a CDS encoding DUF2147 domain-containing protein, whose translation MRHKVYSAVIGMALAAVLVPASATTAQAGDPTGYWRKADQGKYPAKMQLYYCGGRSICVKIAWLQNPRDSKGRVLQDVRNVNPSLRGRTIEGMHIIRGMKQVSASQWKGTVYNPEDGKTYSASVTLASSSKIVLKGCVAAFLCREQVWLRTSAPPPPEEEKKPEPQVEASATPAPAPAAPAAAAPAPKAATASAASTGLAIDNVASTEMQTPAAPQGGAPGLSYLKGEKANQHPAGYTGESVSSMFSMASPVVPSGAQTSAQPAPAPRPAAPAAPAQAATTPQTAPAPASRQASIQSEPVQPESGPPEAAASDAQSAAPEESAEAAADTFDQRLSWRERRQMRRQKRLKELQQQGQNLIPWMRQ comes from the coding sequence ATGCGGCACAAAGTTTACTCTGCGGTGATCGGCATGGCCCTTGCGGCCGTGCTCGTTCCGGCGAGCGCCACCACCGCACAGGCTGGCGATCCCACGGGCTATTGGCGCAAGGCCGACCAAGGCAAATATCCCGCGAAGATGCAGCTCTATTACTGCGGCGGGCGCTCCATCTGCGTGAAGATCGCCTGGCTGCAAAATCCCCGCGACAGCAAGGGCCGCGTCTTGCAAGACGTGCGCAACGTGAACCCGTCCTTACGCGGGCGCACCATCGAAGGCATGCACATTATCCGCGGCATGAAGCAGGTGAGTGCCAGTCAGTGGAAGGGCACGGTCTACAACCCCGAGGACGGCAAGACCTATTCGGCGTCTGTCACGCTCGCATCGTCGTCGAAGATCGTCCTCAAAGGTTGTGTCGCCGCGTTCCTTTGCCGCGAGCAGGTGTGGCTGCGGACATCCGCGCCGCCGCCGCCTGAAGAAGAGAAGAAGCCTGAGCCTCAGGTCGAGGCATCGGCAACACCGGCTCCAGCGCCTGCCGCGCCTGCAGCTGCCGCCCCGGCGCCCAAAGCCGCAACGGCCTCCGCGGCATCGACCGGGCTGGCAATTGACAATGTTGCCAGCACCGAGATGCAGACGCCGGCGGCGCCGCAGGGCGGGGCGCCCGGACTGAGCTACCTCAAGGGCGAAAAGGCCAATCAGCACCCTGCGGGCTACACGGGAGAGAGCGTGTCGAGTATGTTCTCGATGGCGTCCCCGGTCGTCCCCAGCGGTGCGCAGACCTCGGCGCAGCCGGCGCCGGCTCCCAGACCGGCAGCTCCCGCAGCGCCGGCGCAAGCCGCCACCACGCCCCAAACGGCGCCCGCACCCGCGTCGCGCCAAGCCTCGATCCAGTCCGAACCGGTCCAGCCCGAGTCAGGTCCGCCGGAAGCCGCCGCATCGGACGCGCAATCCGCCGCACCAGAGGAGTCTGCCGAGGCTGCTGCCGACACGTTCGACCAGCGGCTGAGTTGGCGCGAACGGCGCCAGATGCGCCGTCAGAAGCGCCTCAAGGAACTGCAGCAGCAGGGGCAGAACCTCATTCCCTGGATGCGCCAGTAG